In the Alteromonas sp. M12 genome, one interval contains:
- a CDS encoding methyltransferase has protein sequence MIPKTKFNGFRFKQFDIEHKDCAMKVGTDGILLGSWVAKGNYSSILDIGTGSGLIAIMLAQRAAEQSHILGIDVDEKAVLQARKNANNCPWTTKLSFQHTALQQLPRSSQYDLIVSNPPYFEGKMGELEVTDANFMTESRRQARHDTRLSLAELFHSVSNLLTPHGHFYCILPLQSGDIFTLAKQQGLYCQMLTVVKSNPSKPAIRQLLRFGFSQTELITKEFSIHNQQGAYSDEYLDLCRDYYINF, from the coding sequence ATGATCCCCAAAACTAAATTTAACGGATTTCGATTTAAACAATTCGATATTGAACATAAAGATTGTGCCATGAAAGTGGGAACTGATGGGATATTGTTAGGAAGCTGGGTGGCGAAAGGCAATTACTCTTCTATTTTAGATATTGGAACCGGCAGTGGCTTAATTGCGATTATGTTGGCGCAACGAGCTGCCGAGCAAAGTCACATATTGGGCATAGATGTTGATGAGAAAGCGGTTTTACAGGCTCGAAAAAATGCGAACAACTGTCCGTGGACAACAAAACTGTCTTTCCAACATACAGCTTTGCAGCAATTACCTAGGTCATCTCAATACGACTTAATTGTGAGCAATCCGCCATACTTTGAAGGAAAAATGGGAGAGCTAGAAGTCACAGACGCTAATTTCATGACTGAATCAAGAAGGCAAGCTAGACACGATACGCGCTTAAGCCTCGCCGAATTATTCCACTCAGTATCTAATTTATTAACACCGCATGGGCACTTTTACTGCATATTACCGTTGCAAAGTGGCGATATCTTTACTCTTGCTAAGCAGCAAGGCCTTTACTGTCAAATGCTAACAGTGGTGAAATCAAATCCTTCTAAGCCGGCAATACGTCAATTACTAAGGTTTGGATTTAGTCAAACAGAGCTAATTACAAAGGAATTCAGTATACATAACCAACAAGGCGCTTATTCCGATGAATACCTAGATCTTTGTCGGGACTACTATATTAATTTTTGA
- a CDS encoding PH domain-containing protein, whose amino-acid sequence MGLLDKIMGNASEINVADVSEELAPIIGASETIERVFKEIRDMYVFTNKRLILIDKQGLTGRKVDYHSIPYRAITQFKLETAGHFDLDAEFKIWISGIDEPIEKELNKNVVVGIQRTLADYMF is encoded by the coding sequence ATGGGATTGTTAGACAAAATAATGGGGAATGCGTCAGAAATTAATGTGGCTGACGTTAGTGAAGAGTTAGCTCCTATCATAGGGGCAAGTGAAACCATAGAACGTGTATTTAAAGAAATCCGTGATATGTACGTCTTTACTAATAAGCGTTTGATATTAATAGATAAACAAGGTTTAACTGGAAGAAAAGTCGACTATCACTCAATTCCTTATCGGGCAATTACCCAATTTAAACTGGAAACCGCAGGACATTTCGATTTAGATGCTGAGTTCAAAATTTGGATATCTGGAATTGATGAGCCAATTGAAAAAGAATTAAATAAAAATGTGGTAGTTGGCATTCAACGTACCCTTGCCGATTATATGTTTTAA
- a CDS encoding serine/threonine dehydratase, with translation MTSYSDIVQARKRIASMIHQTPIIESSLLNEWLGSRILFKAECLQRTGAFKVRGAINTLAKLAEQNALPERVVANSSGNHAQAVAYAASLYGIPAKIFSTENVSAVKAQATRYYGAELALYPTRLEADDAVKQASIEPGTLWIPPFNHPDIIAGQGTLVVDALEQTGDVDAIFAPCGGGGLLSGTLIAARALCPSAKILGAEPLVANDAAESLRQNKIITLNKPPQTMADGAATPSIGEHTFAVLKMLDGIVEVSEPDIAYWTQWLQHLLKLHMEPTSAMSMQAVIEWLKHQPKGQTILVLLSGGNIDHKKMQQIWSVDYLGHLPSL, from the coding sequence ATGACAAGCTATTCTGACATTGTTCAAGCCCGCAAACGGATTGCTTCAATGATACATCAAACCCCAATAATTGAATCTTCGTTATTGAATGAATGGTTGGGCAGCCGAATCTTATTTAAAGCAGAATGTTTACAACGAACCGGCGCATTCAAAGTGCGCGGTGCTATTAATACCTTGGCCAAACTAGCCGAACAGAATGCTTTACCAGAACGTGTGGTTGCCAATAGTTCAGGCAATCATGCCCAAGCAGTTGCATACGCAGCCAGCCTATATGGTATTCCAGCGAAAATATTTAGTACCGAAAATGTATCGGCAGTAAAAGCACAAGCTACTCGGTATTATGGTGCTGAACTAGCGCTATACCCAACTCGACTAGAAGCAGACGATGCAGTAAAACAGGCATCCATAGAACCAGGAACCTTGTGGATACCTCCATTTAATCACCCCGACATTATCGCTGGACAGGGCACCTTGGTAGTGGATGCACTCGAACAAACAGGTGATGTAGACGCGATATTTGCGCCCTGTGGTGGCGGTGGACTATTATCAGGCACATTAATTGCGGCTCGAGCCCTTTGTCCATCGGCAAAAATATTGGGGGCAGAACCACTGGTAGCCAACGATGCCGCAGAGTCTTTACGTCAGAATAAAATAATAACGCTGAACAAACCACCGCAAACCATGGCCGATGGGGCTGCGACGCCATCAATAGGTGAGCATACTTTTGCGGTACTAAAAATGCTAGATGGTATAGTGGAAGTATCCGAACCTGATATCGCTTACTGGACTCAGTGGTTGCAACATTTACTCAAGCTGCATATGGAGCCCACCAGCGCTATGTCGATGCAGGCCGTCATTGAGTGGTTAAAACATCAACCGAAAGGTCAAACAATATTAGTGCTGTTATCGGGCGGAAATATTGATCATAAAAAAATGCAACAAATTTGGTCCGTCGATTACCTAGGTCATTTACCTAGCTTATAA
- a CDS encoding amidohydrolase, translated as MKNLLVLLVCFLSFFTHAKPTMVGNVKGYTLNNDGAMIQFSHIVFENGKVISIGDQTLMNQYPDSVFIDGRQKTLLPGLIDAHGHLLYLGYSLLEVDLRDVQSAQLSASKVGEYAAANSHLEWIIGGGWNQVLWPDKQFPKAQLLDEYVNETPVILSRVDGHAVWVNSKAMQIAGIDKDTLDPPGGKIIRDEQGNPSGVLIDTAMDLLSEHLPEESNDSIEASLEAASQHLLSVGITNVHDAGISKSEYDFFKQKALAESLAVRIYAMFWFEDPSLQEVLEAGYFNDPDDFLSIRSVKAMADGALGSRGAALFEDYSDAADNKGLMVMQEAQFKPLFDLVLKHKFQLNVHAIGDLANHLALNQFEASFKTVGGKELRNRVEHAQVISLNDIPRFKQLDIIPSMQPTHATSDMNMAEDRLGKDRLRGAYAWKRFIDQGSPLPLGSDFPVELANPFYGIHAAVTRQDRNNQPVEGWIPSQALSLQQAFKGFTIDAAYAAHQEKVLGGLTKGKWADFILIDQDIFEIDKKELWKTNVVETWVAGKRVYENSKE; from the coding sequence ATGAAAAATTTACTTGTACTGCTTGTCTGTTTCCTTAGCTTTTTTACACATGCTAAACCAACAATGGTAGGCAATGTTAAAGGATATACCCTCAATAATGATGGAGCGATGATCCAGTTTTCTCATATAGTCTTTGAAAACGGCAAAGTGATTTCCATCGGCGATCAAACCTTAATGAATCAATATCCAGATAGTGTATTTATTGATGGCCGCCAAAAAACCCTTTTACCGGGCTTAATTGATGCGCACGGGCATTTATTATACCTTGGCTACTCATTGCTAGAAGTTGACTTACGCGATGTGCAATCTGCACAACTGTCAGCCTCTAAGGTAGGCGAATATGCAGCAGCAAACTCACATTTAGAGTGGATAATAGGCGGCGGATGGAATCAAGTATTGTGGCCAGACAAACAATTTCCCAAAGCACAACTGCTTGACGAATATGTGAATGAAACCCCTGTTATTTTAAGTCGAGTGGATGGTCATGCCGTTTGGGTTAACAGTAAAGCAATGCAAATCGCGGGCATAGACAAAGACACTTTGGATCCGCCAGGTGGCAAGATCATTCGAGATGAACAAGGAAATCCATCAGGTGTATTAATAGATACGGCGATGGATTTACTATCGGAACATCTACCAGAAGAAAGTAACGACAGCATTGAAGCTAGCTTAGAAGCCGCTTCACAGCACTTACTTTCAGTGGGTATAACCAATGTGCATGACGCTGGAATAAGCAAATCAGAATATGATTTTTTTAAACAAAAAGCCTTAGCAGAAAGTTTAGCTGTGCGTATTTATGCAATGTTCTGGTTTGAAGATCCCAGTTTACAGGAAGTACTCGAGGCGGGTTATTTTAATGATCCCGACGATTTTTTATCGATTAGAAGTGTCAAAGCCATGGCCGATGGAGCCCTAGGTAGTCGTGGAGCAGCTTTGTTCGAAGACTATTCAGATGCAGCTGACAACAAGGGGCTGATGGTCATGCAGGAAGCACAATTTAAACCCCTTTTTGATTTGGTACTCAAGCACAAATTTCAACTCAATGTGCACGCTATTGGTGATCTCGCTAATCACTTAGCCTTAAATCAATTTGAAGCCTCATTCAAAACCGTTGGCGGTAAAGAGCTGCGCAATAGAGTGGAACATGCTCAAGTTATCAGCTTGAATGATATCCCACGCTTTAAACAACTAGACATCATTCCCTCCATGCAACCTACCCATGCCACCAGCGATATGAACATGGCTGAAGACCGTTTAGGAAAAGATCGTCTACGTGGTGCATACGCTTGGAAACGCTTCATTGATCAGGGCTCACCATTGCCGCTAGGTTCAGATTTTCCAGTTGAATTAGCTAATCCATTTTATGGCATTCACGCAGCTGTCACCCGTCAAGACAGAAACAACCAACCTGTCGAAGGCTGGATCCCCAGTCAAGCGTTAAGTCTCCAACAAGCTTTTAAAGGCTTTACCATAGATGCAGCCTATGCCGCTCATCAAGAAAAAGTGTTAGGTGGATTAACTAAAGGTAAATGGGCTGACTTCATTTTGATAGATCAGGATATCTTCGAAATTGATAAGAAAGAACTTTGGAAAACTAACGTAGTGGAAACTTGGGTTGCTGGTAAACGCGTATATGAGAATAGTAAAGAATAA
- a CDS encoding GNAT family N-acetyltransferase, whose amino-acid sequence MDKNTLPLILVEASEQDIASLCGWFVSFDEIRDWGGPNISFPISSRSLIVETKLAQGRSYKLIDTKNNMLAFGQCYERLGRCHLARLVVNPQNRGCGVGKQLVKQLLTQAPEYLVTKGFSLFVWPHNKVAKKLYQSLGFRRVNYPESITPEMAKCDYLIKD is encoded by the coding sequence ATGGATAAGAACACTTTACCGTTAATTTTAGTCGAGGCCTCCGAACAGGATATAGCCAGCCTTTGTGGGTGGTTTGTCAGTTTTGATGAAATTCGTGATTGGGGGGGACCTAACATCTCCTTCCCCATTAGCTCCCGCAGTCTAATTGTAGAAACTAAATTAGCGCAGGGAAGGAGTTATAAGCTAATAGATACCAAAAACAACATGCTCGCTTTTGGGCAGTGTTATGAACGACTTGGAAGGTGTCACTTAGCCCGTTTGGTTGTCAATCCTCAGAACAGAGGCTGTGGTGTTGGTAAGCAACTCGTTAAGCAACTACTGACTCAAGCCCCCGAATACCTAGTAACTAAGGGCTTTTCGTTATTTGTATGGCCTCATAATAAAGTCGCTAAGAAGCTGTATCAATCTTTGGGTTTCCGGCGAGTAAATTATCCGGAATCTATAACACCTGAGATGGCTAAGTGTGACTATTTAATTAAAGACTAA
- a CDS encoding MBL fold metallo-hydrolase translates to MRKQVVLLMFLLTGFLTTSGYAQNNPDDVTMKSENLGDSVYMLTGMGGNIGVSAGEDGLLIIDDQYEPMAEKISAALDSILKDKLRYVINTHYHGDHTGSNAYMKEVKDATIFAHDNVRVRLLNKEEHKHSELPVVTYSQGVTFHFNGDTLKVMHLSNAHTDGDSVVMFEKANVLHTGDLFFNGLFPYIDIDSGGSVKGYIAGVEKLISMIDDDTKIIPGHGPLGDKAQLQAFVEMIKQTSSQVKQLKINGLPVEDIIDAGLDDKWKEWSWAFINEEKWIRTLYR, encoded by the coding sequence ATGCGTAAACAAGTTGTTTTATTGATGTTTCTGTTAACTGGATTTTTAACTACGTCTGGCTATGCTCAAAATAATCCTGATGACGTTACTATGAAGTCTGAAAATTTGGGGGATTCAGTCTATATGCTAACGGGTATGGGCGGAAATATTGGGGTATCAGCCGGTGAAGATGGGCTTCTGATTATTGATGACCAATATGAACCTATGGCAGAAAAAATCTCTGCTGCTTTAGATTCAATTCTGAAAGACAAGTTAAGGTACGTGATTAATACCCACTATCACGGTGATCATACTGGCTCAAATGCGTATATGAAAGAAGTCAAAGATGCCACTATTTTCGCCCACGATAATGTCCGTGTCCGACTGCTAAACAAAGAGGAGCATAAACACTCGGAATTGCCTGTCGTAACTTATTCTCAAGGTGTTACCTTTCACTTTAATGGTGACACACTAAAAGTAATGCATTTATCCAACGCTCATACCGATGGAGACAGTGTCGTTATGTTTGAAAAAGCCAATGTTTTGCATACTGGTGATTTATTTTTCAATGGGCTTTTTCCCTATATCGATATTGATAGTGGGGGCTCAGTAAAAGGTTACATTGCCGGGGTAGAAAAACTGATTAGTATGATTGATGATGATACTAAAATTATTCCAGGTCATGGACCTTTAGGCGACAAGGCGCAATTACAGGCATTTGTTGAAATGATTAAACAAACATCTTCGCAAGTTAAACAGTTGAAGATAAATGGATTGCCAGTTGAAGATATTATAGACGCGGGATTAGATGATAAATGGAAAGAATGGAGCTGGGCTTTTATCAATGAAGAAAAATGGATAAGAACACTTTACCGTTAA
- a CDS encoding Na+/H+ antiporter NhaC family protein produces MNKLQNKLTFLCIILGLIGALYVNLYVSATWVESRIQYQTYLTEQGEWAYVKQGNEQIISDVTPYELSPLAQHKLNLLTSEPEIKEQWVVISDVGQNPILLRADYHFKVWSLLPAFIAIALCLISREPLLALFSGIVVGAFMLGKFDISQEVLIPNMATTDAASILILYLWLLGGLMGIWSKTGAAQAFAEMMSERFVTGPRSAKLVTWMLGVLFFQGGTMSTVLVGTTVKPMADKANVSHEELSYVVDSTASPIAAVIAFNAWPAYIQAFIFVPGVAFLATEADRIAFFFSSIPFSFYGIFAVIGTLLLSLEFTVFSGAPIRKAISRARLTGQLDAPDAAPISAKELQETSVPEGYNPHWIEFVFPLVSLIGIAVVTFIFTGTPQIHWAFGGALLIAVLFALGKGMQIREMLNGLGIGWKGVVVASVILMLAITIGTISKQLGGGIYLVDLLGEELPFWILPVVLQLLTMIIAFSTGTSWGTFAIAFPLAMPLVWDISQNEMLANPEVFMMICFAAVLNGSVYGDQCSPISDTTILSSMTTGCDLMDHVKTQLVPATFAASIAAVLWTLCALFMS; encoded by the coding sequence ATGAATAAATTGCAAAATAAGTTGACCTTTTTATGTATTATTTTAGGTTTAATAGGCGCTTTGTATGTCAATTTATATGTTTCAGCAACTTGGGTCGAATCAAGGATACAATACCAAACCTACTTAACAGAACAAGGTGAATGGGCATACGTAAAGCAAGGTAATGAACAAATTATTAGCGACGTTACTCCTTACGAACTATCGCCACTGGCCCAGCATAAACTCAATTTACTGACCTCAGAACCAGAAATAAAAGAACAGTGGGTTGTCATCTCAGACGTCGGTCAAAACCCTATTTTACTTCGCGCAGATTATCACTTTAAAGTATGGTCGCTGTTACCAGCATTCATCGCGATCGCCCTATGCTTAATCAGCCGAGAACCTCTGCTTGCCTTGTTTAGCGGGATCGTTGTGGGCGCTTTTATGTTAGGCAAGTTTGATATCAGCCAAGAAGTTTTAATACCTAATATGGCCACCACTGACGCAGCCTCAATTTTAATATTGTATTTGTGGTTGCTGGGCGGGCTGATGGGAATTTGGTCTAAAACAGGCGCGGCACAAGCGTTTGCGGAAATGATGAGTGAACGCTTTGTCACCGGTCCTCGTTCAGCAAAGCTAGTAACTTGGATGTTAGGGGTGTTGTTTTTCCAAGGTGGCACCATGAGTACTGTATTAGTTGGTACCACTGTCAAGCCCATGGCTGACAAAGCGAATGTGAGCCATGAAGAACTGAGTTATGTGGTTGACTCCACCGCTTCGCCTATTGCAGCAGTGATCGCATTTAACGCCTGGCCTGCATATATTCAGGCATTTATATTTGTTCCAGGGGTGGCATTCTTAGCCACTGAAGCCGACCGAATAGCTTTCTTTTTTTCCAGTATTCCATTTAGTTTTTACGGCATTTTTGCAGTAATTGGTACTCTCCTTCTTAGCTTAGAATTCACCGTTTTTTCCGGCGCACCAATTCGCAAAGCCATTTCTAGGGCCAGACTGACCGGCCAGTTAGATGCTCCAGACGCGGCCCCTATTAGCGCAAAAGAACTGCAAGAGACGAGCGTGCCTGAAGGGTATAACCCTCATTGGATCGAGTTTGTTTTTCCTTTAGTCAGTCTAATTGGGATTGCTGTGGTAACCTTTATATTCACCGGTACCCCACAAATTCACTGGGCTTTTGGCGGTGCGTTACTCATCGCTGTGCTCTTCGCGCTGGGTAAAGGTATGCAAATTCGCGAAATGCTCAATGGGCTTGGTATAGGCTGGAAAGGAGTCGTTGTTGCATCCGTCATTTTAATGTTAGCTATCACCATCGGCACTATCAGCAAACAACTTGGCGGCGGAATTTATTTAGTAGATCTACTAGGCGAAGAGCTACCGTTTTGGATTTTACCGGTGGTTTTACAACTACTCACCATGATCATCGCGTTTTCCACAGGTACAAGCTGGGGAACATTTGCCATTGCATTCCCATTAGCGATGCCCCTGGTGTGGGACATTTCTCAAAACGAAATGTTAGCTAATCCAGAAGTATTTATGATGATTTGTTTTGCTGCTGTTTTAAATGGCAGCGTGTATGGCGACCAATGCTCACCGATATCGGATACCACCATTTTAAGTTCCATGACAACTGGCTGCGATTTAATGGATCATGTGAAAACACAACTTGTTCCTGCTACATTTGCCGCTTCGATTGCCGCGGTTTTATGGACGTTATGCGCGCTGTTTATGAGTTAA